One Cucurbita pepo subsp. pepo cultivar mu-cu-16 chromosome LG09, ASM280686v2, whole genome shotgun sequence DNA window includes the following coding sequences:
- the LOC111802120 gene encoding ABC transporter B family member 4 — MASPSTSAPSNSSLNGEQKGVKNKKKEEEEKEEKGKSVPFLKLFSFADSYDYVLMLVGIIGSMGNGIGMPLMTVIFGQVINTFGSSPDTHDIVSKVSKVCLNYVYLAVGTGAAAFLQVSCWIVTGERQAARIRGLYLKTILRQDVAFFDNETNTGEVVGRMSGDTILIQDAMGEKVGKTIQLVTTFIGGFTIAFVRGWLLALVMVSAIPLLVLAGATIARYMSQMASRGQSAYASAANVVEQTIGSIRTVASFTGEKQAVSSYKKFLTQAYKSGVKEGLGGGIGIGMVMMIVFCTYSLAVWFGGKMIIEKGYNGGQVINVIIAVLAGSMSLGQISPCLSAFAAGQAAAYKMFETIERRPNIDVYDPKGKTLDDIRGDIDLKDVHFSYPTRPDEPIFSGFSLHIPSGTTAALVGESGSGKSTVISLIERFYDPQSGEVLIDGINLKEFQLRWIRTKIGLVSQEPILFSASIKDNIAYGKDEATDEEIKGACELANAAKFIDKLPQGLNTLVGEHGTQLSGGQKQRIAIARAILKNPRILLLDEATSALDAESERVVQEALDRIMINRSTVIVAHRLSTVRNADMIAVIHRGKMVEKGSHSELVSDPDGAYSQLIRLQEANKDSEHASKDVNRTELSLESMRQSSQRASYLRSISRGSSVSRSSRRSLSVFGLTTGIDLPNAGDIEDTIEETSKSPPVSLGRLAALNKPEIPVLIIGTIGAVLCGVLLPIFGLLVSTVIKTFYLPPDQLKKDTKFWALIYIVLGVTSLVAHPWRAYFFSVAGCKLIERIRSLCFEKVVRMEVSWFDEPEHSSGAIGARLSSDAASVRALVGDSLSQNIGNLASAVAGLAIAFAASWELALIVLALIPLIGINGYIQIKFIQGFSGDAKSMYEEASQVANDAVGGIRTVASFCAEDKVMDMYKTKCEAPLKTGIKQGLISGVGFGVSFLILFNVYALTFYVGSLLVQHGRTTFPDVFQVFFALSMAATGISHSSSMTQDTTKAKAAAASVFAIIDRPSSIDPSDESGTVLGDVKGEIELKHISFKYPLRPNVQIFRDLCLHIRPGQTVALVGESGSGKSTVIALLQRFYDPDSGSITIDGVEIKEFQLRWLRQQMGLVSQEPMLFNETIRNNIAYGKGGEASEEEIIRAAEYANAHRFISGLQQGYDTNVGERGLQLSGGQKQRVAIARAIIKDPKILLLDEATSALDAESERVVQDALDRVMVNRTTVVVAHRLSTIMNADVIAVVKNGVIVEKGKHEKLIAIKDGFYASLVQLHSSAAASSPST, encoded by the exons ATGGCATCACCATCGACATCGGCACCGAGCAACTCGAGCTTGAATGGGGAGCAGAAAGgagtgaagaacaagaagaaagaagaagaagaaaaagaggagaaaggaAAATCTGTTCCTTTTCTTAAGCTCTTCTCGTTTGCGGATTCATATGATTACGTACTTATGCTAGTTGGAATCATTGGAAGCATGGGGAATGGAATTGGAATGCCTCTAATGACTGTGATCTTTGGACAAGTGATCAATACTTTTGGGAGTAGTCCGGACACGCACGACATCGTTTCGAAAGTTTCCAAg GTGTGCCTAAATTATGTGTACTTGGCTGTGGGAACTGGTGCAGCGGCGTTTCTTC AGGTGTCTTGCTGGATAGTGACGGGGGAGAGACAGGCTGCTCGGATTCGAGGGTTGTATTTGAAAACTATATTGAGACAAGATGTTGCGTTCTTCGACAACGAAACAAATACCGGAGAGGTTGTGGGAAGAATGTCTGGTGATACCATCCTCATTCAAGATGCCATGGGTGAGAAG GTTGGGAAAACCATTCAACTAGTTACAACCTTCATTGGAGGCTTCACCATAGCTTTCGTAAGAGGCTGGCTGCTGGCACTTGTAATGGTATCTGCTATCCCTCTTCTTGTGCTAGCAGGAGCAACAATTGCTCGATACATGTCCCAAATGGCTTCTCGGGGGCAAAGTGCTTATGCCAGTGCTGCAAATGTTGTTGAACAGACTATTGGCTCAATAAGAACG GTTGCATCATTTACGGGTGAGAAGCAAGCCGTGAGCAGTTACAAGAAGTTCCTAACTCAGGCTTACAAATCAGGTGTGAAGGAAGGCCTGGGAGGCGGAATAGGAATCGGCATGGTAATGATGATCGTATTTTGTACGTACTCTTTAGCTGTTTGGTTTGGCGGAAAGATGATAATAGAAAAAGGATATAATGGGGGCCAAGTGATAAATGTCATCATAGCTGTTTTGGCAGGCTCAAT GTCTCTAGGACAAATATCGCCATGCTTGAGTGCATTTGCTGCGGGTCAAGCTGCTGCATACAAGATGTTTGAGACAATTGAAAGGAGGCCAAACATTGACGTTTACGATCCAAAGGGTAAAACATTAGACGATATTCGAGGGGACATAGATTTGAAGGATGTGCATTTCAGTTATCCAACCAGGCCAGATGAACCCATATTCAGTGGGTTCTCTCTTCATATTCCATCTGGCACTACTGCagcattggttggggagagtGGGAGTGGCAAGTCCACCGTGATCAGTTTGATCGAGAGATTCTATGATCCACAGTCCGGTGAGGTGCTCATCGATGGCATTAACCTGAAAGAGTTTCAGCTTCGATGGATTCGGACGAAAATTGGTCTTGTCAGCCAAGAGCCAATACTCTTCAGTGCCTCCATTAAAGATAATATAGCATATGGCAAGGATGAGGCAACTGATGAGGAAATTAAGGGTGCATGTGAACTAGCAAATGCTGctaaatttattgataaacTGCCTCAG GGATTGAACACCCTGGTGGGGGAGCATGGAACTCAGTTGTCTGGTGGGCAAAAGCAGAGGATTGCAATAGCAAGGGCAATTCTGAAGAACCCTCGAATTCTACTTCTAGATGAAGCCACGAGTGCGCTCGATGCAGAATCGGAGAGGGTGGTGCAAGAGGCTTTAGATAGGATTATGATCAACAGAAGTACTGTGATTGTTGCCCATCGTTTGAGCACGGTCAGGAACGCCGATATGATTGCTGTAATTCATAGAGGAAAGATGGTTGAGAAAG GTTCCCACTCGGAACTCGTCAGCGATCCAGATGGCGCATATTCACAACTAATACGCCTGCAGGAAGCGAACAAAGACTCGGAACACGCTTCCAAAGATGTGAATCGAACAGAGCTTTCTCTGGAATCAATGAGACAGTCAAGTCAAAGGGCGTCTTACTTGAGATCCATAAGTAGGGGATCATCAGTTAGTCGCAGTAGCCGCCGGTCTTTGTCTGTGTTTGGTTTAACCACTGGAATCGACTTACCGAATGCTGGTGACATCGAAGACACAATTGAAGAGACCTCAAAATCTCCTCCCGTTTCTCTTGGTCGCCTTGCTGCACTTAACAAGCCTGAGATTCCAGTGCTTATAATTGGAACTATTGGGGCAGTGTTGTGTGGGGTGCTACTTCCCATCTTTGGATTACTGGTTTCTACTGTCATCAAGACATTTTACCTGCCCCCGGATCAGCTGAAAAAGGATACCAAGTTCTGGGCTCTCATTTACATAGTTCTTGGGGTGACATCACTGGTGGCACATCCATGGAGAGCATACTTCTTCTCGGTCGCGGGATGTAAATTAATCGAACGTATTAGATCACTGTGTTTCGAGAAGGTGGTTCGTATGGAGGTAAGTTGGTTTGATGAACCTGAACACTCAAGTGGGGCGATTGGTGCAAGACTATCGTCCGATGCCGCATCCGTGAGAGCTCTAGTCGGTGATTCGCTGTCTCAGAACATAGGCAACCTTGCATCTGCAGTTGCAGGTTTGGCCATTGCTTTTGCTGCAAGCTGGGAATTGGCTCTCATCGTTCTTGCTCTCATTCCTCTCATTGGAATCAATGGCTATATACAAATCAAATTCATACAGGGATTTAGCGGTGATGccaag AGTATGTATGAGGAAGCCAGCCAAGTCGCAAATGATGCAGTAGGAGGCATAAGAACAGTTGCTTCTTTCTGTGCAGAAGATAAAGTGATGGATATGTATAAAACCAAATGTGAAGCTCCTCTCAAAACAGGGATAAAACAAGGCCTTATTAGTGGAGTTGGCTTTGGAGTCTCCTTCTTAATATTGTTCAACGTATATGCCCTCACATTCTACGTAGGATCCCTTCTCGTGCAGCACGGTCGAACGACGTTTCCTGATGTCTTTCAA GTGTTCTTTGCCTTGTCAATGGCAGCTACTGGAATCTCTCACTCGAGCTCCATGACTCAAGACACTACCAAAGCCaaggctgctgctgcttccgTGTTTGCAATTATAGACAGACCCTCCAGCATCGATCCCAGCGACGAATCTGGGACGGTATTAGGCGATGTGAAGGGAGAAATTGAGCTTAAACATATAAGCTTCAAGTACCCTTTAAGGCCAAACGTCCAAATATTCAGAGACCTGTGCCTGCACATTCGTCCTGGCCAG ACAGTAGCTCTGGTGGGAGAAAGTGGAAGTGGTAAGTCGACAGTGATAGCGCTATTGCAGAGGTTTTACGATCCTGATTCGGGCAGCATAACAATCGACGGAGTAGAAATCAAAGAGTTTCAGCTGAGATGGCTGAGACAGCAAATGGGGCTGGTGAGCCAAGAGCCAATGCTGTTCAACGAAACCATACGAAACAACATAGCATACGGCAAGGGAGGGGAAGCGAGCGAGGAGGAGATAATAAGAGCAGCGGAGTACGCGAATGCACACAGGTTCATCAGTGGATTACAACAAGGATACGACACAAATGTCGGGGAGAGGGGACTGCAGTTGTCGGGTGGCCAAAAGCAACGAGTGGCCATTGCTCGAGCCATCATAAAGGACCCAAAAATACTACTGCTCGATGAAGCCACGAGCGCACTGGACGCAGAGTCGGAACGAGTGGTGCAAGATGCATTAGACAGAGTGATGGTGAATAGAACCACGGTCGTGGTGGCTCATCGGCTCTCGACAATCATGAATGCTGATGTGATCGCTGTTGTTAAGAACGGAGTCATCGTCGAGAAAGGCAAGCACGAGAAGCTTATTGCGATCAAAGACGGGTTTTATGCCTCTTTAGTTCAGCTCCACAGTTCAGCTGCTGCTTCCTCTCCCAGCACCTAA
- the LOC111801716 gene encoding protein transport protein SEC23-like, translating to MAYSTQSSPGFSANFPAPQSDTPTPSAETNPMPPPLISTGTSRFPPNFQPDRMPSPSIRTPVAPSSANGIKTGSPIPHLSTPPGPPVFTSPIRPAAVPFRTSPASPQAIVFSSGSSLPASTPPHFLNASAGLQHQISDVSEDSVPLGESPYVLFSSQKVLKQKKQANVPSLGFGALVSPGREVSSGPQVIQREPHRCPSCGAYSNLYCNILIGSGQWQCVICRKLNGSEGEYVAPSKEDLCHFPELSSSMVDFVRTGNRRPGFIPASDSRTSAPVILVIDESLDEPHLQHLQSSLHAFIDSVSPTTRIGIILYGRTVSVYDFSEESVASADVLPGDKSPTPESLKALIYGMGIYLSPMHASLPVAHTIISSLRPYKSSIPEASRDRCLGTAVEVALAIIQGPSAEVSRGVVRRSGANSRIIVCAGGPNTFGPGSVPHSVSHPNYLHMEKTALNWMEHLGGEAHRQNTVVDILCAGTCPVRVPILQPLAKASGGVLVLHDDFGEAFGVNLQRASARAAGSHGLLEVRCSDDILITQVVGPGEEAHVDTHETFKNDTSLYIQMLSVEEAQSFSLSMETKRDIKSDFVFFQFVVQYSNVYQADISRVMTIRLPTVDSLSEYLESVQGEIAAVLIAKRTALQAKTQSDAVEMRATIDERVKDFALKFGTLSPKSKIYRFPKELSSMPELLFHLRRGPLLGSIVGHEDERSVLRHLFLNASYELSLRMVAPRCLMHREGGTFEELPAYDLVMQSDAAVVLDHGTDVFIWLGAELAAEEGKSAAALAACRTLAEELTETRFPAPRILAFKEGSSQARYFVSRLIPAHKDPPYEQEARFPQLRTLSTEQRTKLKSSFYHFDDPSFCEWMRSLKLIPPEPS from the exons ATGGCCTATTCAACGCAGTCTTCCCCTGGATTCTCTGCCAATTTCCCAGCCCCGCAATCCGATACCCCAACGCCTAGCGCTGAGACAAATCCAATGCCTCCGCCCTTAATCTCGACAGGAACGTCAAGATTTCCTCCAAATTTCCAACCGGATCGGATGCCATCTCCTTCCATCAGAACGCCAGTCGCACCCTCATCGGCAAATGGAATTAAAACTGGCAGTCCTATTCCTCATTTGAGTACTCCCCCTGGACCTCCTGTTTTTACTTCTCCCATCCGGCCTGCTGCTGTGCCCTTTCGTACTTCACCGGCATCTCCCCAGGCAATTGTCTTCTCTTCTGGTTCGTCCTTACCAGCTTCTACACCTCCACATTTTTTGAATGCATCGGCCGGGTTGCAACACCAGATATCTGATGTTTCAGAGGACTCAGTGCCTCTTGGGGAATCACCATATGTTCTATTTTCTTCGCAGAAG GTGCTGAAGCAGAAGAAACAAGCTAATGTTCCTAGTTTGGGTTTTGGAGCACTAGTTTCTCCTGGGAGGGAGGTTTCATCAGGTCCTCAAGTAATACAGCGTGAGCCCCATCGTTGCCCGAGCTGTGGAGCTTATTCGAATCTGTATTGCAATATCTTAATTGGTTCAGGTCAGTGGCAGTGTGTAATTTGTCGGAAGCTGAATGGAAGCGAGGGGGAATATGTAGCGCCAAGCAAAGAAGATCTTTGTCATTTTCCAGAACTGTCATCATCTATGGTTGATTTTGTCAGAACTGGGAACAGGAGACCAGGATTTATTCCAGCTTCTGATTCAAGAACGTCTGCACCCGTTATTCTGGTTATTGACGAGTCTTTAGATGAGCCTCATCTGCAGCATCTCCAGAGCTCCTTGCATGCTTTTATTGATTCAGTTTCCCCCACAACAAGAATTGGAATTATACTGTATGGTCGTACTGTATCGGTATATGATTTTTCAGAAGAATCTGTTGCCTCTGCTGATGTGCTTCCTGGTGATAAATCACCAACACCCGAGTCTTTGAAAGCGTTAATTTATGGAATGGGGATATATTTATCACCAATGCACGCCTCACTCCCTGTAGCACATACAATAATTTCATCACTGAGGCCTTACAAATCAAGCATTCCAGAAGCCTCTAGAGATAGGTGCCTTGGTACTGCAGTTGAAGTTGCTCTTGCCATAATCCAAGGACCTTCTGCTGAAGTTTCTCGAGGAGTGGTTAGAAGGTCGGGGGCTAATAGTAGAATTATTGTGTGTGCTGGTGGACCTAATACATTTGGCCCTGGGTCAGTTCCCCATTCTGTCAGTCACCCAAATTACCTGCACATGGAAAAAACTGCTTTAAATTGGATGGAACATCTTGGGGGTGAGGCTCATCGACAAAATACAGTGGTTGACATTCTATGTGCTGGAACTTGCCCTGTAAGAGTTCCTATCTTGCAGCCTCTTGCAAAAGCTTCTGGTGGTGTTTTGGTTCTTCATGATGACTTTGGGGAGGCCTTTGGTGTAAACTTGCAGAGGGCATCTGCTAGGGCTGCAGGCTCTCATGGTTTATTAGAAGTACGATGTTCTGATGACATTCTAATCACCCAAGTTGTTGGTCCGGGGGAAGAGGCACACGTAGACACACATGAAACCTTCAAAAATGACACCTCTCTTTACATTCAAATGCTAAGTGTAGAAGAAGCCCAAAGCTTCTCACTCTCCATGGAGACTAAGAGAGACATAAAGagtgattttgtatttttccaGTTTGTTGTACAATATTCAAATGTTTATCAAGCTGACATATCAAGAGTAATGACTATTCGATTGCCTACTGTTGATAGCTTATCAGAATATCTTGAAAGTGTTCAAGGTGAAATAGCTGCAGTCCTTATTGCCAAGAGGACTGCCTTGCAAGCTAAAACCCAGTCTGATGCAGTAGAGATGCGGGCTACAATAGATGAAAGAGTAAAAGATTTTGCTTTGAAATTTGGGACCCTGTCACCGAAGTCAAAAATTTATCGGTTTCCCAAGGAACTATCTTCAATGCCGGAGCTTCTGTTCCATTTGAGAAGAGGCCCTCTTCTTGGAAGCATTGTTGGTCATGAAGATGAAAGGTCTGTATTGAGACACTTGTTTTTGAATGCATCCTATGAACTTTCCCTCCGCATGGTAGCCCCTCGCTGTTTAATGCACCGGGAAGGGGGTACTTTTGAAGAGCTTCCAGCATATGACCTAGTTATGCAGTCAGATGCTGCTGTTGTTCTTGACCATGGAACAGATGTGTTCATTTGGCTG GGTGCTGAGCTTGCAgctgaagaaggaaaaagtgcAGCTGCTTTAGCAGCTTGCAGAACACTAGCAGAAGAGCTTACTGAAACAAGGTTTCCAGCTCCCAGGATTCTTGCATTCAAG GAGGGGAGCTCTCAGGCTCGGTATTTCGTTTCTCGGCTGATACCAGCACACAAGGACCCTCCTTACGAACAG GAGGCGAGATTTCCACAACTTAGAACATTGTCCACAGAGCAGCGGACAAAGCTGAAAAGTAGTTTTTACCACTTCGATGATCCCAGTTTCTGTGAATGGATGCGAAGTTTGAAGTTGATCCCACCAGAACCAAGTTAA